A DNA window from Pseudodesulfovibrio thermohalotolerans contains the following coding sequences:
- a CDS encoding glycine zipper domain-containing protein, whose translation MKKVLIAALMACFLAAGYGCATKAQQGAAVGGLAGATIGSLTFKDKLLGAVVGAGVGTLFGYIVGNEWDKYDEAQVQKTLETGRSNQASVWTNPDTGANYSATPSPPYVAENKVYRDVYIKDEKDGDTIMAKAWRDDDGVWHLKQ comes from the coding sequence ATGAAGAAAGTTTTGATAGCCGCGTTGATGGCCTGCTTTCTGGCCGCCGGATACGGCTGCGCCACCAAGGCCCAGCAGGGCGCGGCCGTTGGCGGCCTGGCTGGCGCGACCATCGGCTCGCTGACGTTCAAGGACAAGCTCCTCGGGGCGGTCGTTGGAGCGGGCGTGGGCACGCTGTTCGGCTATATCGTGGGCAATGAATGGGACAAGTACGACGAGGCGCAGGTCCAGAAGACCCTGGAGACCGGCAGGTCCAACCAGGCCAGCGTCTGGACCAATCCCGACACCGGGGCGAACTACTCGGCGACCCCGAGTCCTCCCTATGTGGCGGAAAACAAGGTCTACCGCGATGTGTATATCAAGGACGAAAAGGATGGCGACACGATCATGGCCAAGGCCTGGCGCGACGATGACGGAGTCTGGCATCTGAAGCAGTAG
- a CDS encoding chorismate mutase: MIKIRKDDGPFEDRPRKDAEQGAANESPRKDMNRPRRDERRGPRKFNKRNDRDFFGRRPEAPARDEDGPSKSDEVTGRRYNDISDIDDQILHLLEKRAFLIRKEGAWRKSRQKSLVDPKLEKLLRGSFDRASGRLGLDAKLSKQLFTLLNQFSLADARKKFEGEGYKLAPRVEPISAGITGPRSFRFTRMMLAMAASAGASVTLAPVTMNAPNKDLAKALKQVGAPIHWDDDFIRNDGGRTLQFEGSMAFVGEDKFNFYMLLCLALGHAGRCKFTGKPSLQLLDASSLNKVLPSLGARVVPMNPNNPGLPVRLECGGAMDAEVSLPGFIDPDFAAALTLAAWSYPGGLTIKGLTSEARDRVAEAVSVLDACGIKAKLGKDSVTVSDGVPSIDPKPQLPLSVPLNAMLLALPLLCGGRINVEGAWPAGEQAERVLEQLKALGLRIDKATENVVASMEGELPEAPAITLGASSDFMPMALALALKAGHARLSGANNDVAIELLDRMGASYEIDGDVIELKSGNPRWDGTWFSPDPIWSMGCALASFAVPGIVLENHGEVTATWPEFWNFYNSLPTGKMKPKPEREKKDDTRRRIKIR, translated from the coding sequence ATGATCAAGATCCGCAAAGATGACGGTCCCTTCGAGGACCGTCCCCGCAAGGACGCCGAACAGGGCGCCGCAAACGAATCCCCCCGCAAAGACATGAACCGACCGCGACGCGACGAACGCCGCGGCCCGCGCAAGTTCAACAAGCGCAACGACCGCGATTTCTTCGGCCGCAGGCCGGAAGCGCCCGCCCGAGACGAAGACGGCCCGTCCAAGTCCGACGAGGTCACCGGCCGCCGCTACAACGATATTTCCGACATCGACGACCAGATCCTGCATCTGCTGGAAAAACGCGCGTTCCTCATCCGCAAGGAAGGGGCATGGCGCAAATCCCGCCAGAAGTCCCTGGTCGACCCCAAGCTGGAGAAGCTGCTGCGCGGCTCCTTCGACAGGGCATCCGGCCGTCTCGGCCTCGACGCCAAGCTGTCCAAGCAGCTTTTCACCCTGCTCAACCAGTTCTCCCTGGCCGACGCGCGCAAGAAGTTCGAGGGCGAAGGCTACAAGCTCGCCCCGCGCGTGGAACCCATCTCGGCGGGCATCACCGGCCCCCGCTCGTTCCGCTTCACCCGCATGATGCTGGCCATGGCCGCGAGCGCGGGAGCCTCCGTCACCCTGGCCCCGGTGACCATGAACGCCCCGAACAAGGACCTGGCCAAGGCCCTCAAGCAGGTGGGCGCGCCCATCCATTGGGACGATGACTTCATCCGCAACGACGGCGGCCGGACCCTCCAGTTCGAAGGCAGCATGGCCTTTGTGGGCGAAGACAAGTTCAATTTCTATATGCTGCTCTGCCTGGCCCTGGGCCACGCCGGGCGGTGCAAGTTCACGGGCAAGCCCTCCCTGCAACTCCTGGACGCCTCGTCGCTGAACAAGGTGCTGCCGTCCCTGGGCGCGCGGGTCGTACCCATGAACCCGAACAACCCGGGCCTGCCGGTCCGCCTGGAGTGCGGCGGAGCCATGGACGCGGAAGTGAGCCTGCCCGGCTTCATCGACCCTGATTTCGCAGCCGCCCTGACCCTGGCCGCCTGGTCCTATCCCGGCGGACTGACCATCAAGGGGCTCACCTCCGAGGCCCGCGACCGCGTGGCCGAAGCCGTATCCGTGCTCGACGCCTGCGGCATCAAGGCCAAGCTCGGCAAGGATTCCGTAACCGTGTCCGACGGCGTCCCGTCCATCGACCCGAAGCCGCAACTGCCCCTTTCCGTACCCCTGAACGCCATGCTCCTGGCCCTGCCCCTGCTGTGCGGCGGCCGGATAAACGTGGAGGGCGCATGGCCCGCCGGCGAACAGGCCGAACGGGTGCTGGAGCAGCTCAAGGCGCTCGGCCTGCGCATCGACAAGGCCACCGAGAACGTGGTGGCCTCCATGGAAGGCGAACTGCCCGAAGCCCCGGCCATCACCTTGGGCGCATCCTCCGACTTCATGCCCATGGCCCTGGCCCTGGCGCTCAAGGCGGGCCACGCCCGCCTGTCCGGCGCGAACAACGACGTGGCCATCGAGCTTCTGGACCGCATGGGCGCGAGCTACGAAATCGACGGCGACGTCATCGAGCTCAAATCCGGCAATCCGCGCTGGGACGGCACCTGGTTCAGCCCCGACCCGATCTGGTCCATGGGCTGCGCCCTGGCCTCCTTCGCCGTGCCCGGCATCGTCCTCGAAAACCACGGCGAGGTGACCGCCACCTGGCCCGAGTTCTGGAACTTCTATAACTCCCTGCCCACGGGCAAGATGAAACCCAAACCGGAACGCGAGAAGAAGGATGACACAAGAAGAAGAATCAAAATCCGGTGA